A stretch of Nitrospira sp. DNA encodes these proteins:
- a CDS encoding type II toxin-antitoxin system VapC family toxin, which yields MPYYYFDSTALVKRYSMERGTRIVNKLMVKRGKVAILPAWTVTEFYTTLANRAQQGDITRDDCYSVIHKFEIESKEGLYQFLAPTMATYLATKELAMEYPFLRAQQVMHLALALELKPLRLTVVSADTQLLAASKTAGLHIINPEED from the coding sequence ATGCCGTACTATTATTTCGATTCGACTGCGCTCGTGAAACGGTACAGCATGGAACGGGGCACCCGCATCGTCAACAAGCTGATGGTCAAGCGGGGGAAGGTCGCCATTCTTCCGGCATGGACCGTCACCGAGTTCTACACCACGCTGGCGAATCGCGCCCAGCAGGGTGACATCACCCGCGATGACTGTTATTCGGTGATTCATAAGTTCGAGATTGAATCGAAGGAGGGGCTCTATCAGTTTCTGGCCCCCACGATGGCCACCTATCTGGCCACCAAGGAATTGGCCATGGAGTATCCCTTCCTGCGGGCGCAACAGGTCATGCATCTGGCGCTGGCGTTGGAGCTGAAGCCGTTGCGGCTGACCGTCGTCAGTGCCGATACGCAGTTGCTGGCGGCCTCCAAAACGGCCGGACTGCACATCATCAATCCTGAAGAGGATTGA
- a CDS encoding glycosyl transferase gives MSDFHQNGVVTVLHRLGRPNLEQLEAELQRHASTNPIALVLPSLYSELQRPALKKIVETLTEVRYVNEIVISLDRASALEFRLAKEYFSILPQRVRVIWNDGSRIQQLLKRLTDNAIDVGLPGKGRGCWTAFGYVLARHQSKVLALHDCDIVSYDRHYLARLCYPIANPNLGYEFAKGYYSRITDRLHGRVTRLFMTPLLRSLQQLVGTHPLLAFLDSFRYPLAGEFAMVSDLAWVNRIPGDWGLEVGVLAEVYRNCALRRVCQVDIADAYEHKHQDLSPDNPETGLLKMSADITKALFRNLASDGVILSDGLLKTLRATYLQAAQDAISRYENDAMINSLQFDRHQERTAVEVFLKGMKLATQSFIEDPLGVPMISNWSRVAAAVPDVFGLLIDAVESDHEWEPATALGRAHDTAPLASTT, from the coding sequence ATGTCGGACTTCCATCAAAACGGCGTCGTGACGGTGCTCCATCGGCTGGGGCGCCCCAACCTCGAACAACTGGAAGCGGAACTTCAGCGCCATGCCTCGACGAATCCGATCGCCCTGGTCCTCCCCTCGCTCTACTCAGAGCTGCAGCGGCCGGCGCTCAAGAAAATCGTTGAGACCCTGACAGAGGTCCGCTACGTCAACGAGATTGTCATTTCCTTAGACCGGGCATCAGCCCTGGAGTTCCGCCTCGCCAAGGAGTACTTCTCCATCCTTCCGCAGCGCGTCCGGGTGATCTGGAATGACGGGAGCCGGATTCAACAGCTCTTAAAACGCCTCACCGACAATGCCATCGATGTCGGTCTGCCCGGGAAAGGCCGCGGCTGCTGGACCGCCTTCGGCTATGTGCTCGCCCGGCATCAGAGCAAGGTGCTGGCCCTGCACGATTGCGACATCGTGAGTTACGACCGGCACTACCTCGCCCGTCTCTGCTATCCGATCGCCAACCCTAATCTCGGGTACGAGTTTGCCAAAGGGTATTACAGCCGGATTACGGACCGGCTCCATGGCCGCGTCACCCGGTTGTTCATGACCCCGCTCCTCCGCAGCCTCCAGCAGCTGGTCGGCACGCATCCGCTCCTGGCCTTTTTGGACAGCTTCCGCTATCCGCTCGCCGGAGAATTCGCCATGGTCAGCGATCTGGCCTGGGTCAACCGCATTCCCGGAGATTGGGGCCTCGAAGTGGGCGTGCTCGCCGAGGTCTATCGCAATTGCGCATTACGCCGAGTCTGCCAGGTGGATATCGCGGATGCCTATGAACACAAACACCAGGATTTATCGCCCGACAATCCCGAGACCGGCCTCTTGAAGATGTCGGCCGATATTACCAAAGCCCTCTTCAGAAACTTGGCCAGCGATGGCGTCATTCTCTCCGACGGCCTGCTCAAGACTCTGCGGGCCACGTACCTCCAAGCCGCGCAGGATGCGATCAGCCGCTACGAAAACGATGCGATGATCAACTCGCTCCAATTCGACCGACACCAGGAACGCACCGCCGTCGAAGTGTTTCTGAAAGGCATGAAACTCGCCACACAGAGCTTCATCGAAGATCCCCTGGGGGTCCCCATGATCTCCAATTGGAGCCGCGTGGCCGCCGCCGTCCCCGATGTCTTCGGGCTCCTGATTGATGCGGTTGAAAGCGACCATGAGTGGGAGCCGGCGACCGCACTCGGTCGCGCCCACGATACCGCCCCCCTCGCGAGCACCACGTAA
- a CDS encoding HAD-IIB family hydrolase → MPQYLIFTDLDGCLLDSQSYSFDAARPALEAIQARNIPMVLVSSKTRAEIEPLREQLCHHGPFIVENGGGIFVPVGTFDFPLERARPRSAYSVIELGIPYAMLRDVLKQIEETLSTRLTGFGDLSIDEIMQATGIGHDAAVRAKLREYDEPYLLEGPLSLVQEVCRQITSRGLQWTKGGRFFHLTGHHDKGQAAMRLLHCYRQQWQLEEQGAMAETVGIGDSLNDLSLLQAVDHPVLIQKPDGRYDPSITLPHLILAPGSGPDGWNAAMLNLLAQAV, encoded by the coding sequence ATGCCGCAATACTTGATATTTACGGACCTTGACGGCTGCCTGCTTGACAGTCAGAGCTATTCCTTCGACGCCGCGCGTCCCGCGCTGGAGGCGATTCAGGCCCGCAACATTCCCATGGTGCTGGTCTCCAGCAAAACACGGGCGGAAATCGAGCCCCTGCGCGAACAGCTCTGCCACCATGGCCCGTTCATTGTGGAAAACGGCGGCGGGATTTTTGTGCCCGTGGGCACCTTCGATTTTCCGCTCGAACGGGCCAGGCCGCGGTCGGCCTACTCCGTCATCGAACTCGGCATCCCCTATGCCATGCTGCGCGATGTCCTCAAGCAGATCGAAGAGACCTTGAGCACTCGCTTGACCGGATTCGGCGACCTCTCCATCGACGAAATTATGCAGGCAACGGGCATCGGACACGATGCAGCCGTGCGAGCCAAGCTGCGCGAATATGACGAACCCTATCTGCTGGAAGGGCCGCTTTCCTTGGTACAGGAAGTCTGCCGCCAGATTACGTCGCGCGGATTGCAATGGACTAAAGGAGGGCGGTTCTTCCATCTGACCGGCCATCACGACAAAGGCCAGGCCGCGATGCGTCTGCTCCACTGTTACCGGCAACAATGGCAGCTGGAAGAACAGGGTGCCATGGCGGAAACGGTGGGAATTGGAGACAGTCTCAACGACCTCTCCCTACTCCAAGCGGTAGACCATCCTGTGCTGATCCAAAAGCCGGACGGCAGGTACGACCCTTCGATCACCCTCCCGCACCTCATACTCGCACCAGGATCCGGCCCAGACGGCTGGAATGCCGCCATGCTCAATCTGCTGGCCCAGGCAGTCTAA
- a CDS encoding glycosyltransferase, with the protein MMNDTLTPLAAQTESTVEQIGAADLLIGIPSFNNADTVGHVVRAVRAGLAKYFPDRRAVLVNADGGSTDGTSSIVANTLVDLDLLFIGDHQSPLHRIVTPYHGIPGKGSAFRTIFEIARRLRVQACAVVDSDLRSITPEWIELLLRPIVQEGFDYVAPYYQRHKYDGTITNSIAYPLTRALYGYQVRQPIGGDFGFSGALAQHYLNRQVWESDVARFGIDIWMTTEALTSGARVCQSFLGAKIHNPKDPAADLSAMLAQVTGALFSLMEIHPSAWAPIRNSQPVPLFGFQYETGVEPVNVNVARMLEVFQQGLRDLQPIWSRMLSTDSLSQLRALEGVPADGFRMPDSLWVHILYDTALAYHARMLPQDHLLKALTPLYLGRTASFVLQTQGLTTREAEHHIEALCRAFESHKDYLVTRWPEPGTRN; encoded by the coding sequence ATGATGAACGACACCCTGACACCACTCGCCGCGCAGACCGAGTCCACGGTCGAGCAGATCGGCGCCGCAGACCTGCTCATCGGCATCCCAAGCTTCAACAATGCCGACACCGTCGGCCACGTGGTGCGGGCCGTTCGGGCTGGACTTGCCAAGTACTTCCCAGACCGTCGAGCCGTTCTGGTCAACGCCGATGGCGGATCCACCGACGGCACCTCCTCGATCGTCGCCAATACCCTGGTGGATCTCGACCTGCTGTTCATCGGCGACCACCAGAGTCCGCTCCATCGCATCGTCACCCCCTACCACGGCATTCCCGGGAAGGGGAGCGCGTTTCGCACGATTTTCGAGATCGCCCGGCGCCTGCGTGTCCAGGCCTGCGCCGTGGTGGACTCAGATCTCCGCAGCATCACACCCGAATGGATTGAGCTGCTCCTTCGCCCGATCGTGCAAGAAGGCTTTGACTACGTGGCGCCGTACTATCAACGCCATAAATACGATGGGACTATCACAAATAGTATTGCCTATCCGCTGACCCGCGCGCTGTACGGCTATCAGGTTCGGCAACCTATCGGCGGGGATTTCGGATTTTCAGGCGCACTCGCCCAACACTATCTGAACAGGCAGGTCTGGGAATCCGACGTGGCGCGATTCGGGATCGATATCTGGATGACGACAGAGGCGCTGACCAGCGGCGCGCGCGTCTGCCAAAGCTTCCTTGGGGCGAAAATTCATAACCCCAAAGATCCTGCGGCCGACCTCTCCGCCATGCTGGCTCAAGTCACCGGCGCCCTGTTCAGCCTGATGGAGATCCATCCATCGGCATGGGCCCCCATCAGAAACTCTCAGCCTGTTCCCCTCTTCGGATTTCAATACGAAACCGGCGTGGAGCCGGTCAACGTGAACGTCGCCAGGATGCTGGAGGTGTTTCAGCAGGGGCTGCGCGACCTGCAGCCGATTTGGAGCCGAATGTTATCGACCGACAGCCTGTCGCAACTGCGCGCGCTGGAAGGAGTGCCGGCGGATGGCTTTCGTATGCCGGATTCGCTCTGGGTCCACATCCTCTATGACACGGCCTTAGCCTATCACGCCAGGATGCTCCCCCAAGACCATCTTCTGAAAGCGCTGACGCCGTTGTATCTCGGAAGAACCGCATCCTTCGTCCTGCAAACACAGGGGCTCACCACGCGTGAAGCCGAACACCATATCGAAGCCCTGTGCCGCGCGTTTGAGTCTCACAAAGACTACCTGGTGACTCGGTGGCCAGAGCCCGGCACCCGGAACTAA
- a CDS encoding LPP20 family lipoprotein: MIFIVSCPRRAARALLICLLGGLALSGCTWFGSKAKPAWVDGVSAEFSSAQYLLGEGQSASKSVATDQAYAAVARIFKAEVAAHAKDWESYLLIESRGAANAERRLTLETITNVSTDKVLENVKVLDAWYDFSKGVHYVLAGMHRGQGETALLEKMRELDRTIESDLTDARQTADKLTKVRNLRRAARSAVMRDAYNADLRVVRPSGQGHPAAYHVTDLTNELDQFLATNLILAIEVAGDHAEPIERALTEGLIREGLHVAHRAANGDGVAPELLVRGTVRMWPIQVGDPQFKYVRWCSDFEVVESASQRVVGAVSRGGKEGHLSEREATAKALRVIQQEFSSDLAKAIASHVFGEAPLPDSTASSAGCPRETRPAAPVPATPRSF, translated from the coding sequence ATGATCTTCATCGTCTCTTGTCCGCGCCGTGCTGCCCGCGCCCTTCTGATCTGTCTGCTCGGAGGGCTTGCGCTCAGCGGCTGTACCTGGTTCGGAAGCAAGGCCAAACCAGCCTGGGTGGACGGCGTGAGCGCCGAGTTTTCGTCCGCGCAATACTTGCTTGGAGAAGGGCAGTCGGCGAGCAAGAGCGTGGCCACGGATCAAGCCTATGCGGCGGTCGCCAGGATTTTTAAAGCCGAGGTAGCGGCGCACGCCAAGGATTGGGAGTCCTACTTGTTGATTGAGAGCCGCGGCGCCGCGAATGCCGAACGGCGGTTGACGCTGGAAACGATCACAAACGTGTCCACCGATAAAGTGCTCGAAAACGTGAAGGTGCTCGATGCCTGGTATGACTTCTCGAAAGGGGTGCACTACGTGCTGGCCGGGATGCACCGTGGCCAGGGGGAAACCGCGCTGTTGGAGAAGATGCGTGAGCTTGACCGGACGATCGAATCCGATCTGACGGACGCGCGCCAGACGGCCGACAAGTTGACGAAGGTGCGCAATCTCCGGCGTGCCGCGAGAAGTGCGGTGATGCGCGACGCGTATAACGCGGATTTGCGGGTTGTCCGGCCATCGGGACAGGGCCATCCAGCCGCCTATCATGTCACTGATCTGACCAACGAACTGGATCAGTTCCTCGCCACCAATCTCATCCTGGCCATTGAGGTGGCCGGTGACCATGCGGAGCCGATTGAACGGGCGCTCACGGAGGGATTGATCCGGGAGGGGCTGCACGTGGCCCATCGAGCGGCCAACGGCGATGGCGTGGCTCCCGAGCTGCTGGTTCGCGGGACGGTGCGGATGTGGCCCATTCAGGTGGGCGATCCGCAGTTCAAGTATGTCCGATGGTGCAGCGATTTTGAGGTGGTGGAGTCCGCCTCGCAACGGGTTGTCGGGGCGGTGTCGAGGGGCGGGAAGGAAGGCCACCTCTCCGAACGAGAAGCTACGGCAAAAGCCTTGAGGGTGATTCAGCAGGAATTTTCTTCAGACCTTGCCAAAGCTATCGCATCTCATGTATTTGGAGAGGCGCCATTGCCGGATTCCACGGCTTCATCGGCCGGGTGTCCGCGAGAGACGCGTCCTGCTGCACCGGTGCCAGCCACGCCACGTTCATTCTAA